The genomic segment TGTATTGCAGAGTTATTGATAGTCGCTTGCCGGTACTAAAAAGTTTTCAATGGAAAGAATCTTTTTTTGTGAATCATCTAAATTTTTGCTTTTCTAAAAAAAGATGCAACCATTGGTCAGTAGCTCAAAGCGTTGCCTTTTGATGATTGAACATCCGGCTCTCGCACAAATCCGTTGATAATCAGATAACGCACTTTGCCGTTCTCCGCAAGCACAAGGTCGGGGTTTTGCTCCATACTGACCGCATCGTCAGGGCGGGTGTGGTTGCCTCGCAGCAGGTTAAAGGGAATATCTGCCGGAACGTCTTTTTCCTGCCAATCCTGCCCTTTGTAGCGCAAAGCAGTGTAGCCTTCCGCCAGTAAGCGGCTGAAATTCAGTTTCCTGATTTGGTCTAAACTGTACATTTCTTCGGGATAAACCTTGCCGAAACTCACCTGTAAATTGGTACAGTCTATTTCGCGATAGCCGTACAAGGTGCTCAAATCGCCGATGTCGTCCACAAAGCATTGGTAATAGAAACTGCGCCCGTCGGCTTTCATGCGCTCACGGATGTCAAAAGAGATATCGGCGCGGTAGGCTGTTCCGTTGAAATCCAGCAAAGCATTGCGCAGCACCAAATGGCGCAGTTGTGTGCGGTTTTCGGGAATCGCCCAATATTGCTCGGTTGTATGATGCTCATATTCTTTTTGCGCAATGGCATAAAGCGCCGAAAGAATGGCAATAAAATTCAATTGGCGGATATAAAATTTTTCAGGGTCATCGGGGTAGCCGCCGGACTCTATTAACACGGTGCTTGTGCCCCATTTTTGGATGTTATCACCAAAGGCACGCGGCTCAAATTCATCGTTATATTTGGCAACCTGCCCGGGGATGATGCTTTGCAGGTCGTCGTTCATGGCCGCAATGAGGCGCATGGCACGTTCTCGCACGGGATTTACCTCTTTGGCTACGTTATAGGCAGGCGCAAGGAATGAAATAGTGGCCGGCTTGGGCGTATAGTAGGCCGTGTAGCGCGTATGTTGGTCGTGCAGGTTAAACCCGAAATCGGCGTTCAGTTCATCGCGCAGGCCTTTGAGCAACCGCGACTCGGGATTGACTAACCGCAGGGCATCGCGGTTCATGTCTATGTCTAATGCTGTGCGTCGTTTGAACACCTCCGCCCCATCGGGGTTGAGCATCGGCACAAAGTGCAGGCTCAGGTTGTCTAATATAACCTTGCGGTAGCTGTCCAACTCATCGGAAGCGCTGAAAAAACGGAAAATATCGAACAGCGCCATAGTCGCCGTGGCTTCGTCGCCGTGCATTTGCGACCAGAGCATCACTTTGGTGGTGCCTTTGCCCAATCGGATGTGATGAATCACGCGCTTTTCGGTAGAAAGCCCCAACTCTTTTACCGAAAAACCTTTGTCGGGTGAAAGTGCAGCTATCAGCGGCTGAATATCAGCGTGTTTGAATCGGCGATAGGTAAAATAGGGTTCGCGGTAGGTTTCATATTGCCGTTGCAGGGCAGCAACAAACGCTTTTCTGTTCATGGTTCTTTTTTGGGCAAAAATGGAGGCGCTCAGGCAAAAGCACAAGCATAGAGGGAGGAGAAAGCGGTTAGTCTGCATTTTTAGTACACGGATTATAAGAACAAATTAAACTTATATCCGCTAATATATGCAACTGCTCTTGCAGGAAGCTAACCGTGCCGCGCAGGTGTGCGATTTCCTCTTTGAGTTGGGTGATAGTATTAATATGGCGCTCGTAGCGTTCACTGCGTTAAAGAATATTCTTCATCAAAATTCAGGTCTTCTAAAAAATTTTTTTAAAAAACGGGAACGTTTGTCGTTTAGCGATATTAAACCGTGAAGACAGACAAACTTTACGATTATTTTGATTTTTAACGCTGATTTATTTCCCACCAAATGATGACCGAAGAATTAAAAGGCTATTTCAAAAATCTTTATCGCATGATGCTGAGCGATGATGACATTCATGAACAGGAACTGTCAATGCTATATCAA from the Rhodoflexus caldus genome contains:
- a CDS encoding M14 family metallopeptidase is translated as MNRKAFVAALQRQYETYREPYFTYRRFKHADIQPLIAALSPDKGFSVKELGLSTEKRVIHHIRLGKGTTKVMLWSQMHGDEATATMALFDIFRFFSASDELDSYRKVILDNLSLHFVPMLNPDGAEVFKRRTALDIDMNRDALRLVNPESRLLKGLRDELNADFGFNLHDQHTRYTAYYTPKPATISFLAPAYNVAKEVNPVRERAMRLIAAMNDDLQSIIPGQVAKYNDEFEPRAFGDNIQKWGTSTVLIESGGYPDDPEKFYIRQLNFIAILSALYAIAQKEYEHHTTEQYWAIPENRTQLRHLVLRNALLDFNGTAYRADISFDIRERMKADGRSFYYQCFVDDIGDLSTLYGYREIDCTNLQVSFGKVYPEEMYSLDQIRKLNFSRLLAEGYTALRYKGQDWQEKDVPADIPFNLLRGNHTRPDDAVSMEQNPDLVLAENGKVRYLIINGFVREPDVQSSKGNALSY